In Solanum pennellii chromosome 3, SPENNV200, a single window of DNA contains:
- the LOC114076326 gene encoding LOW QUALITY PROTEIN: putative F-box/kelch-repeat protein At1g20790 (The sequence of the model RefSeq protein was modified relative to this genomic sequence to represent the inferred CDS: deleted 1 base in 1 codon) codes for MANDDRRDFDALRDVIAILPLKEIVQNKLLSKNVSDMVSHDVQFARILFNRYKDSSTSLIYTVYNGLDRLQFYKISFNPITQIESILPDDIELMASCNGLILIEFENIRCYCVFNPVTGEHQLVTYPNSSPNNIEDVGLAVEYPNADRYKLVAVYKLEENSNQFYKFCVLSSEQPGVWREIQVRTISFLPALPSGPHVYWEDSLYWVRNDGSVLAFDTKRDEATLINRPEFLDLDYDRILSGQDKWLGIAQGILTLVCIFRTRTIIATFDSANKIWTIFRTLDNFIVDQDGYFRGCPVWIDSKQVSFLVRDLQTWHYHLYECNPNTNVYETVAVVPMINPHTFCFHPTLASVHNTPYNDATADEQTYIATILNGINGFIIEDIPVEVLPVLQNDDDEEFYDD; via the exons ATGGCCAATGATGATAGACGTGATTTCGATGCCCTTAGGGATGTGATCGCCATCTTGCCCTTGAAGgaaattgttcaaaataaaCTTCTATCGAAGAACGTTAGTGATATGGTTTCTCATGATGTTCAATTTGCCAGAATTTTGTTCAACCGTTATAAAGACTCTTCAACCTCACTCATCTATACAGTATATAATGGGCTAGATCGTTTACAATTCTacaaaatatcctttaacccAATCACTCAAATTGAGTCGATTTTACCTGATGATATTGAGCTTATGGCCTCATGTAATGGTCTCATTCTcattgaatttgaaaatatcaGGTGTTACTGTGTTTTCAATCCCGTGACTGGAGAGCACCAATTGGTAACATATCCTAATTCATCTCCTAATAATATAGAAGATGTAGGCCTAGCGGTTGAGTATCCCAATGCAGATCGATACAAATTGGTAGCCGTTTATAAGTTGGAGGAGAATTCCAACCAGTTCTACAAGTTTTGCGTACTTTCATCAGAGCAACCTGGTGTGTGGCGTGAAATCCAAGTGAGGACCATTTCTTTCCTACCTGCACTTCCTAGTGGTCCACATGTTTATTGGGAGGATTCTCTGTATTGGGTCAGAAATGATGGGAGTGTTCTGGCTTTTGATACGAAGAGAGATGAGGCTACACTAATTAATCGTCCTGAGTTTCTTGATCTCGATTATGATAGAATTCTCTCTGGTCAGGATAAATGGTTAGGGATTGCGCAAGGTATACTTACCCTTGTATGCATTTTCAGAACTCGCACAATCATTGCTACTTTTGACAGTGCAAACAAAATTTGGACAATTTTCCGCACTTTGGACAACTTCATTGTAGATCAGGACGGCTATTTTAGGGGATGTCCAGTCTGGATTGACAGCAAGCAAGTGTCTTTTCTGGTACGAGATCTCCAGACATGGCATTATCATCTATACGAGTGTAATCCTAATACGAATGTGTACGAAACTGTTGCAGTGGTGCCTATGATTAATCCTCACACGTTTTGT TTTCATCCAACGTTAGCTTCTGTCCACAACACACCCTACAATGATGCAACGGCTGATGAGCAAACATACATTGCTACAATTTTGAATGGGATCAACGGATTTATCATCGAAG ATATTCCAGTGGAAGTATTACCAGTACTACAAAATGATGATGACGAGGAATTTTATGATGACTGA
- the LOC107012471 gene encoding uncharacterized protein LOC107012471, which produces MLISIVERSLFRDNDGGTKVVKHRFLGFLIWQALQSTAVFFLSKTLLLSLFTRTPFKPSFLSIFTFIVFHFSLLIFSTSLFIISSPRPQRAASPLNLLLGTARLILVPISNSQPLLSPDFRLRARASISFVLFVAVAAVSASLSVITLCLSCNAFDQLKHRRLVIGKLGFWGLQIGLIYGVHYVYNKRWVLQFPIIQRPPFFSFKMGLPLAVGKALKLSAAGYVLSAILSFVLPYEFKGQLPVGNFITEQILFYIGSFVVILCWELCHHLHQVLHTKRSVFAPPKGSAAAETNPSEPLLAALEESTPKSLLQYLAYLDLCMVSEGNVDPWRRAAFFEESGETYKRVISVCLTPVEQFTRNVSEVLESSPVGNSLQLSHQLRSPNEQLADSKVYESFDDFQLLAWCARIVASLTVHSHKEDRFGVAQLSGSNAAVISTLLSSLLAVETLMGKKTNLQSSNTLMDPAGIKWATLNPGRRDSAAGMAGRRKGAPFYAKAYSMADILKTSIYGIVWAFYDEMSHSAKAGLLEKDWIISSKPLYGTRELLSQKLRLFLDFQAS; this is translated from the exons ATGCTTATATCCATAGTAGAAAGATCCTTATTCAGAGATAACGACGGCGGTACTAAAGTCGTCAAACACCGCTTCCTAGGGTTCTTAATCTGGCAAGCGCTTCAATCCACCGCCGTCTTCTTCCTCTCCAAAACCCTACTCCTTTCTCTCTTCACTCGAACCCCCTTCAAACCCTCATTTCTTAGTATCTTCACTTTCATAGTTTTCCACTTCTCCCTTCTCATCTTCTCTACTTCCCTTTTCATCATCTCTTCTCCTCGCCCTCAACGCGCTGCTTCCCCTCTAAATCTTCTGCTCGGTACTGCTCGGCTGATACTTGTTCCCATTTCTAACTCTCAGCCGCTGCTGTCCCCTGATTTTCGGCTCCGGGCGAGGGCTTCCATTAGTTTTGTGCTGTTTGTGGCGGTGGCTGCTGTTTCAGCGTCTTTGTCTGTGATTACCCTCTGTTTGAGCTGTAATGCTTTCGATCAATTGAAACACAGACGGCTGGTTATTGGGAAATTAGGGTTTTGGGGTTTGCAGATCGGATTGATATATGGAGTGCATTATGTATATAACAAGCGGTGGGTTTTGCAGTTCCCGATCATCCAG CGTCCTCCTTTTTTCAGTTTTAAGATGGGGCTACCTTTAGCTGTTGGGAAAGCTTTAAAGCTTTCTGCTGCTGGTTATGTGCTTTCAGCTATCCTTTCATTTGTTCTACCTTATGAGTTTAAGGGTCAACTTCCAGTAGGAAACTTCATCACTGAGCAGATTCTCTTCTATATTGGAAGTTTTGTGGTGATTCTCTGCTGGGAATTATGTCATCATTTACACCAG GTGTTACACACAAAACGGTCCGTCTTTGCCCCTCCAAAAGGTTCTGCAGCTGCTGAAACAAATCCAAGTGAACCGCTTCTGGCCGCATTGGAGGAGAGCACACCAAAATCTCTTTTGCAGTATCTTGCATACCTTGACCTTTGTATGGTATCCGAAGGTAATGTTGATCCTTGGCGCCGAGCTGCCTTCTTTGAGGAAAGTGGTGAAACTTACAAAAGAGTCATTTCTGTGTGCTTGACCCCTGTTGAACAATTCACAAGAAATGTGAGTGAGGTTTTGGAAAGCTCTCCAGTTGGTAACTCCTTGCAACTTTCTCACCAGTTGCGTTCTCCAAATGAACAGCTTGCCGATTCAAAGGTTTATGAATCATTTGATGACTTTCAG CTACTAGCTTGGTGTGCTCGCATTGTGGCTTCACTGACTGTGCATTCACACAAGGAGGACAGATTTGGTGTTGCTCAACTATCAGGGAGCAATGCTGCTGTTATTTCAACATTGCTATCGAGTTTATTAGCTGTTGAAACTTTGATGGGCAAGAAAACCAACTTACAATCGTCAAATACTTTAATGGATCCTGCTGGTATTAAGTGGGCTACATTAAACCCAGGAAGGAGAGATTCAGCAGCAGGCATGGCAGGAAGAAGAAAAGGAGCCCCTTTTTATGCAAAAGCATATTCAATGGCTGATATCCTGAAGACTTCCATCTATGGTATTGTCTGGGCTTTCTACGATGAGATGTCACATAGTGCCAAGGCGGGACTGCTTGAGAAAGATTGGATCATCAGTAGTAAGCCACTGTATGGAACTCGTGAGCTCCTTTCACAGAAACTGCGACTGTTCCTGGACTTCCAAGCTAGCTAG